In Pseudoalteromonas xiamenensis, the following are encoded in one genomic region:
- the mlaD gene encoding outer membrane lipid asymmetry maintenance protein MlaD yields the protein MNSRKIEILVGVFVFLGIAAFTMLALKVANAGIGGSNETFGLHAKFDNIGSLKVRAPIKVGGVVIGRVDGIYVDPVEFVPVVNMAIDKQYECKFADTTNVSILTSGILGEQYLGLSPVIASNSSQQACLGHEVKQESDDLDSLFGVESKALKNGDRVTDTKSALVLEELIGQFLFNQGGE from the coding sequence ATGAATTCACGGAAAATTGAAATTTTAGTTGGTGTGTTTGTTTTCTTAGGGATTGCTGCATTTACGATGCTGGCATTAAAAGTAGCAAATGCAGGGATTGGCGGTAGCAACGAAACTTTCGGCCTACACGCGAAGTTTGACAACATCGGCTCTTTGAAAGTGCGTGCGCCAATCAAAGTCGGTGGTGTTGTGATTGGTCGAGTTGATGGGATCTACGTTGATCCGGTTGAATTCGTGCCTGTCGTAAACATGGCTATCGATAAACAGTATGAATGTAAGTTTGCTGACACAACCAATGTATCAATCTTAACGTCAGGTATCCTTGGTGAGCAATATCTAGGGCTGTCGCCTGTGATTGCATCTAATTCGTCCCAGCAAGCTTGTTTAGGACACGAAGTAAAGCAAGAGTCGGACGATCTTGATTCTCTGTTTGGTGTTGAAAGCAAGGCACTTAAAAATGGCGATCGCGTTACAGATACTAAGTCTGCGTTAGTATTAGAAGAGTTGATAGGTCAATTCCTATTTAATCAGGGGGGTGAATAA
- the lptA gene encoding lipopolysaccharide transport periplasmic protein LptA, producing the protein MKNKPLITLIAVLMSTSVFAVTMPLEPVSIVAEKQLAQLKSNIGIFEKNVEIVHGKRKIKADRLEVHRREEMGENAELLVATGNPAVFQETQDDGSILKATAKEVRYDVANRLLTIKGGAEISQAGQKINAEVIVYDMEKQLISAERGNESQSRVRTILVPEQKDKSKEQGNP; encoded by the coding sequence ATGAAAAATAAGCCTTTGATAACGCTAATCGCAGTTTTAATGAGCACATCGGTTTTTGCTGTGACAATGCCGCTTGAACCTGTGTCGATCGTCGCTGAGAAACAACTTGCACAATTAAAGTCCAACATTGGTATTTTTGAAAAAAATGTTGAAATCGTTCATGGCAAGCGAAAAATTAAAGCGGACAGATTAGAAGTCCATCGCCGCGAAGAAATGGGCGAAAATGCTGAATTGCTCGTAGCGACAGGGAATCCAGCAGTATTCCAAGAAACTCAAGATGACGGCAGCATTTTGAAAGCGACAGCGAAAGAAGTTCGTTATGACGTCGCAAATCGCTTACTGACCATCAAAGGTGGGGCTGAAATCAGCCAAGCAGGTCAAAAAATTAATGCTGAAGTGATTGTCTATGACATGGAAAAACAGCTTATAAGTGCAGAGCGAGGCAATGAAAGCCAGTCGCGAGTGCGCACCATCCTTGTGCCGGAACAAAAAGACAAAAGCAAGGAGCAAGGTAATCCATGA
- the lptC gene encoding LPS export ABC transporter periplasmic protein LptC — protein sequence MSHSRALLLVIFLAVMVWLWYSYLSNEQAAQDDKQDVLAQPDYIAMDLRQSMYNKEGQLTHTVNAIKVEMFQELGFSHFQSPTFTLYNQQQNWQLTANEATLYENNTLILEGDVVATNMDNTSMISHINAAHIRVDITNKKMLSEQPVVVSGPNLTITGQGLLADLKTDTIELNNHTRTIYYEK from the coding sequence ATGAGTCATTCACGTGCCTTGCTGCTCGTCATTTTTCTAGCGGTCATGGTATGGCTTTGGTACTCTTACCTATCAAATGAGCAAGCAGCTCAAGATGATAAACAAGACGTCCTAGCGCAACCTGACTACATTGCCATGGACTTAAGACAGTCGATGTACAACAAAGAAGGACAGCTGACTCATACGGTAAATGCGATAAAAGTTGAAATGTTTCAGGAGCTTGGCTTCTCTCACTTTCAATCACCGACATTCACCTTGTATAACCAGCAACAGAATTGGCAACTCACAGCAAATGAAGCAACGCTGTATGAAAACAATACCCTCATTTTGGAAGGCGATGTTGTTGCTACAAATATGGACAATACAAGTATGATTAGCCACATAAACGCTGCTCATATTCGTGTTGATATAACGAATAAAAAAATGCTTTCCGAACAACCCGTTGTTGTGTCTGGTCCAAACTTAACGATCACTGGCCAAGGTTTATTGGCGGATCTCAAAACCGACACAATTGAACTTAATAACCATACACGAACGATTTACTATGAAAAATAA
- the murA gene encoding UDP-N-acetylglucosamine 1-carboxyvinyltransferase: MDQFVIQGGTTLAGEVTISGAKNAALPILFASLLANGKSTFLNVPQLRDISTTEALLRTLGAEVSWQGDALLVDGSTVNSVLAPYELVKQMRASVLALGPLLARFGQAQVSLPGGCAIGARPVDLHIQGLARMGADIKVENGYIHAKSAGRLKGAEIFMDMVSVGATENLLMAAALADGRTVLENAAQEPEVVDLANCLIAMGAKISGAGTKCITIDGVESLAGCEHRILPDRIETGTFLVAAAMSGGEVLCRETDYHSLEPVIEKLRAANAFVELTDSSIYLDMRGRELKAVNIKTMPHPGFPTDMQAQFTALNVVAKGSATITETIFENRFMHVPELQRMGANIRLEGNTAICGDTERLTGAQVMATDLRASASLILTGIVAEGETVVDRIYHVDRGYQRIEDKLSRLGAKIKRRSA, translated from the coding sequence ATGGATCAGTTTGTTATCCAAGGTGGCACTACGTTAGCCGGAGAAGTTACAATCTCCGGCGCGAAAAACGCCGCCTTACCTATATTATTCGCCTCATTACTTGCCAATGGCAAGAGTACCTTTCTGAATGTTCCTCAGTTACGTGACATCTCAACCACAGAAGCGTTATTGCGCACGCTGGGTGCGGAAGTTTCGTGGCAAGGGGATGCCTTGTTGGTGGACGGTAGTACAGTTAATAGTGTCCTTGCACCTTATGAACTCGTAAAACAGATGCGAGCGTCTGTTCTTGCTCTTGGACCCTTATTGGCTCGTTTCGGTCAAGCTCAAGTATCTCTACCTGGTGGATGTGCGATTGGTGCACGCCCCGTCGACCTTCATATTCAAGGTCTTGCAAGAATGGGAGCTGATATTAAGGTTGAAAATGGCTATATCCATGCCAAATCAGCGGGTCGTTTAAAGGGCGCTGAAATCTTTATGGATATGGTGAGTGTTGGCGCAACCGAAAACTTATTAATGGCTGCGGCATTAGCCGATGGCCGCACTGTTTTAGAAAATGCAGCTCAAGAGCCTGAAGTTGTTGATTTGGCTAATTGTCTCATTGCGATGGGCGCTAAAATATCAGGAGCGGGTACGAAATGCATCACGATTGATGGCGTAGAATCGCTCGCAGGTTGTGAACACCGTATCCTGCCTGATCGCATTGAAACAGGAACTTTCCTCGTCGCAGCGGCAATGAGCGGTGGAGAAGTATTGTGCCGTGAAACGGATTACCACAGTTTAGAGCCGGTGATTGAGAAACTTAGAGCGGCAAATGCGTTTGTCGAGTTAACGGATTCGTCAATTTATCTTGATATGCGCGGTCGCGAATTGAAAGCGGTTAATATCAAGACCATGCCACATCCTGGTTTCCCGACGGATATGCAGGCGCAATTTACCGCGCTAAACGTTGTGGCAAAGGGCAGTGCAACAATCACAGAAACGATTTTTGAGAATCGTTTTATGCATGTTCCAGAGCTACAGCGTATGGGTGCCAATATTCGACTTGAGGGCAATACCGCGATTTGTGGTGATACTGAGCGACTGACCGGTGCCCAAGTTATGGCAACCGATTTACGTGCTTCAGCGAGCCTTATCTTAACGGGGATTGTTGCGGAAGGAGAAACGGTAGTCGACCGTATCTATCATGTAGATAGAGGCTATCAACGTATTGAAGATAAGCTTAGCCGATTAGGTGCGAAGATTAAGCGCCGTTCAGCGTAA
- a CDS encoding MlaC/ttg2D family ABC transporter substrate-binding protein: protein MLKRILTMLFVSVSLFSTAHAEVDTKDPFKMVQEVADNTFKRVTAEQPIIVKNKEHLRVIVEEELLPYIDYKYAAYRVLGSYIQKVRAIEDPEEKKQAVENIKVFIDVFKRYLVATYAGVFTQYTNQKVEFSQDRDFAGDDIAIVRTRIVEPGKPDISIDFKVRRDKDNEWRAYDMIAEGISLLDAKQTELHGILRQQGIEYVIELLDKKSKLPVQFRGKNSDE from the coding sequence ATGTTGAAACGAATTTTAACAATGCTGTTTGTTTCAGTGAGTCTGTTTTCTACTGCACATGCTGAAGTAGATACAAAAGATCCATTTAAAATGGTTCAAGAAGTTGCAGACAACACATTTAAACGAGTGACTGCTGAGCAACCAATTATTGTGAAAAACAAAGAGCATCTTCGTGTTATTGTTGAAGAAGAGCTTTTACCTTACATCGATTACAAATACGCAGCATATCGTGTGCTTGGTAGCTACATTCAAAAAGTGCGCGCGATTGAGGATCCAGAAGAGAAAAAGCAAGCGGTTGAAAACATCAAAGTATTCATCGATGTGTTCAAACGCTACTTGGTTGCAACCTACGCAGGTGTATTCACACAGTATACCAATCAAAAAGTCGAATTTTCTCAAGATCGCGACTTTGCTGGTGACGATATTGCGATTGTGCGTACACGTATAGTGGAGCCGGGCAAGCCTGACATCAGTATTGATTTCAAAGTGCGCCGAGACAAAGATAATGAGTGGCGAGCATATGACATGATTGCTGAAGGCATTAGCTTGCTGGACGCGAAGCAAACAGAGCTTCATGGCATTTTACGCCAGCAGGGCATAGAGTACGTTATTGAACTTCTCGACAAGAAAAGTAAGTTACCTGTTCAGTTTCGAGGTAAGAATAGCGATGAGTGA
- a CDS encoding STAS domain-containing protein has translation MSELQLKPMNEGHWQLVGEMTRNSLGNERLLNQLLQNVQTTLKLDLSEVSRVDTAGLAWLIHTLSELKKRDCRLELINKPDQLLNLMELGQVSNLFE, from the coding sequence ATGAGTGAGCTGCAGCTCAAACCAATGAATGAAGGCCATTGGCAGTTGGTTGGCGAAATGACGAGAAACAGCCTCGGGAATGAACGGCTTCTTAACCAACTGCTACAAAATGTCCAAACAACACTTAAATTAGACCTTTCTGAGGTGTCTAGGGTTGACACAGCGGGATTAGCTTGGTTAATTCACACATTGAGTGAATTAAAGAAGCGAGACTGTCGTCTCGAGCTAATCAATAAACCTGACCAATTACTCAATTTGATGGAATTGGGGCAGGTTAGCAATCTATTTGAGTGA
- a CDS encoding Do family serine endopeptidase, translating into MKMKLSVLSAALLSATMLLGPVYAEAKLPIAVDGQNLPTLAPMLERVTPGVVSIQVSGAKEVRRRVDPFDFFFGNPQPRSQKRPFSGLGSGVIIDAGEGYIVTNNHVIEDAEKIVVTLQDGREFEAKLVGTDKEADIALLEIDAEDLTEIKLANSDKLRVGDFSVAIGNPFGLSHTVTSGIISALGRSGLNIEGYEDFIQTDAAINQGNSGGALVNLNGELIGINTAILGASGGNVGIGFAIPSNMMKNLVDQIIEYGQVRRGSLGLAGRTLDAGLAKAQGIEVKQGAYVMQVMPEGAANEAGIKAGDVIVSLNGDPIASFEELRGKVATHGEGKTLKMGIHRDGKTKEIDVTLKGQSEKTADAQRIHPALQGATLESGERDGNQGIVVTAVEARSNATRVGLEEGDVIMQVNRQRVTSVREMSSIIDDIKGNVVLGIKRGRDSVFLLIQ; encoded by the coding sequence ATGAAAATGAAATTATCTGTACTTTCGGCAGCACTTCTCTCCGCTACTATGCTGCTAGGCCCAGTTTACGCAGAAGCGAAATTACCTATCGCGGTAGACGGACAAAACCTCCCTACGCTTGCACCGATGCTTGAACGCGTCACGCCAGGTGTAGTGAGTATTCAAGTTTCTGGGGCAAAAGAAGTACGCCGCCGAGTCGACCCTTTCGATTTCTTTTTTGGTAATCCACAACCACGAAGTCAAAAACGACCGTTCAGTGGCTTAGGCTCTGGTGTCATCATTGATGCGGGCGAAGGTTATATCGTGACAAATAACCACGTTATTGAAGACGCAGAGAAAATTGTGGTGACGTTACAAGACGGCCGTGAATTCGAAGCTAAATTAGTTGGCACCGACAAAGAAGCCGACATCGCATTGCTTGAAATTGATGCCGAAGACCTTACCGAAATCAAATTAGCTAACTCAGATAAACTGCGTGTCGGTGACTTTTCCGTTGCGATTGGTAACCCATTCGGTCTGAGCCACACCGTAACATCCGGTATTATTAGTGCTCTCGGCCGCAGTGGCCTTAATATTGAAGGCTATGAGGACTTTATTCAGACAGATGCCGCAATTAACCAAGGTAATTCTGGTGGAGCATTGGTGAACCTCAATGGTGAGTTAATTGGGATTAACACGGCTATTCTCGGCGCATCAGGTGGTAACGTTGGTATCGGTTTCGCTATCCCATCAAATATGATGAAAAACTTAGTGGATCAGATCATTGAATATGGTCAAGTTCGCCGTGGCTCGCTTGGTCTTGCTGGTCGAACACTCGATGCGGGTCTCGCGAAAGCGCAGGGTATAGAGGTGAAACAAGGTGCCTATGTCATGCAAGTTATGCCTGAAGGTGCGGCAAATGAAGCAGGGATCAAAGCCGGTGATGTAATCGTCAGCTTAAATGGTGATCCAATTGCGAGTTTTGAAGAGTTACGCGGCAAAGTAGCAACGCATGGTGAAGGCAAAACACTGAAAATGGGCATTCACCGCGATGGGAAAACGAAAGAAATCGATGTTACATTGAAAGGCCAAAGCGAGAAGACTGCTGATGCACAACGAATTCACCCAGCGCTTCAAGGCGCAACGCTAGAAAGTGGTGAACGCGATGGAAACCAAGGTATTGTTGTTACTGCTGTCGAAGCTCGTTCAAACGCGACGCGCGTTGGTTTGGAAGAAGGCGATGTTATTATGCAAGTCAACCGTCAACGCGTCACTTCGGTACGTGAAATGAGCAGCATCATTGATGACATCAAAGGCAACGTGGTGCTTGGAATTAAACGTGGAAGAGATTCTGTCTTCTTATTAATTCAGTAA
- the mlaE gene encoding lipid asymmetry maintenance ABC transporter permease subunit MlaE has product MISLFQALGQKTLERFAAIGRATQMLLGALLNVPNVRKGTPLLVRQLYMVGHQSLLIIMVSGLFIGMVLALQGYTVLVDYGAEDSLGPLVALSLLRELGPVVTALLFAGRAGSALTAEIGLMKATEQLSSLEMMAVDPLKRVIAPRFWAGFISMPLLALIFSAVAILGAHLVGVDWLGIDTGSFWSIMQAQVSLEKDILNGLIKSFVFALVVTWIALYKGHDCIPTSEGISKATTETVVHSSLAVLGLDFVLTAVMFSN; this is encoded by the coding sequence ATGATTTCATTGTTTCAAGCGTTAGGTCAAAAAACGTTAGAGCGTTTTGCGGCAATCGGACGTGCAACGCAAATGTTGCTTGGCGCGCTTTTAAATGTGCCGAATGTTCGCAAAGGTACGCCGTTGCTGGTTCGTCAACTTTACATGGTTGGCCACCAATCTTTGTTAATTATCATGGTTTCTGGTCTTTTCATTGGTATGGTTCTGGCGCTGCAAGGCTACACCGTACTCGTTGATTATGGTGCTGAAGACAGTTTAGGTCCTCTAGTTGCGCTTAGTTTGCTGCGAGAATTAGGGCCTGTTGTGACTGCGCTATTGTTTGCTGGACGAGCAGGCAGTGCATTGACAGCCGAGATAGGCTTGATGAAAGCAACTGAGCAACTATCAAGTTTAGAGATGATGGCCGTTGATCCATTGAAACGCGTTATTGCTCCTCGCTTTTGGGCAGGTTTTATCAGTATGCCATTATTGGCGCTTATCTTTTCAGCCGTGGCAATCTTAGGTGCACATTTGGTTGGGGTAGATTGGCTCGGTATTGATACAGGTAGTTTTTGGTCAATTATGCAAGCGCAAGTGTCGTTAGAAAAAGACATTTTAAACGGTCTTATTAAGAGTTTTGTGTTTGCTTTGGTCGTGACTTGGATAGCACTTTATAAAGGTCATGACTGTATCCCAACGTCTGAAGGGATCAGTAAAGCAACAACGGAAACCGTTGTGCATTCATCACTTGCAGTACTCGGTTTAGACTTTGTATTAACCGCAGTGATGTTTTCGAACTAA
- a CDS encoding calcium/sodium antiporter — protein sequence MLTSFAILFLGLAALVWSADRFVFGAAALAKNFGVPSLIIGLTIVAMGSSAPEMMVAAQAALAGKTDTAVGNVVGSNITNVLLVLGATALIRPLTVSSGILKREMPILIIVSLSAWYIFRDNYFSFNEAIALMIGFVMFILGLIYITKNNTDNEDPLVSETCDEIPEGVKTSKAVFWLIIGMIMLPVSSGYLVDAAVDIAKYFGMSDLLIGLTIIAIGTSLPELAASIAGAMKKEDDLALGNIIGSNIFNILAVLSIGGFIHPATIDSAVSSRDIYVMLATALILVVMSLNIKGMRRINRLEGGVLVAAFFAYLYFII from the coding sequence ATGCTGACTTCTTTTGCAATCCTATTTCTAGGTCTTGCCGCACTTGTTTGGAGTGCTGATCGATTCGTCTTTGGTGCCGCGGCACTTGCCAAAAATTTTGGTGTTCCTTCTTTGATCATTGGCCTGACTATTGTTGCGATGGGTTCATCAGCTCCTGAAATGATGGTAGCAGCTCAAGCTGCACTTGCTGGAAAAACAGATACGGCCGTCGGAAATGTAGTCGGTTCTAATATCACTAACGTTCTACTAGTACTCGGTGCTACAGCCTTAATTCGCCCTTTGACGGTAAGCTCTGGCATTCTGAAACGTGAAATGCCAATTCTAATCATTGTTTCGCTCAGTGCTTGGTATATTTTCCGTGATAATTATTTCAGCTTTAACGAAGCGATAGCGCTTATGATAGGCTTTGTGATGTTTATCTTAGGTCTAATTTACATTACGAAAAACAACACCGACAACGAAGACCCGCTTGTAAGCGAAACGTGTGACGAAATTCCAGAGGGGGTCAAAACCTCTAAAGCGGTTTTCTGGCTGATTATCGGTATGATTATGTTGCCAGTGAGTTCTGGATACTTAGTAGATGCGGCTGTGGATATTGCCAAATACTTTGGCATGAGCGATTTACTTATAGGCTTAACAATTATTGCGATTGGCACGAGTTTGCCCGAACTTGCAGCCTCAATTGCGGGTGCTATGAAAAAGGAAGACGACCTCGCGCTTGGTAATATTATTGGTTCCAATATTTTTAATATTCTCGCCGTTCTCTCTATTGGTGGTTTTATCCACCCTGCAACCATTGATAGCGCCGTATCCAGCAGAGATATTTACGTCATGCTCGCGACGGCATTGATTTTAGTCGTGATGAGCCTAAATATAAAAGGCATGCGACGCATAAACCGTTTAGAAGGCGGTGTATTGGTTGCTGCGTTTTTCGCATATCTTTATTTTATTATTTAG
- a CDS encoding BolA family protein, whose product METTQVEALLREKLALSEVIVKANGNHYEVIAVGECFDGLSRVKKQQLVYGPLMQTIADGTIHAVSIKAYTPTEWQRERKFILPQ is encoded by the coding sequence ATGGAAACTACCCAAGTTGAAGCGTTGCTTCGTGAAAAACTGGCTTTGTCAGAAGTCATCGTAAAAGCGAATGGCAACCACTATGAAGTAATCGCAGTTGGTGAGTGTTTTGACGGTTTAAGCCGTGTTAAAAAACAACAATTGGTTTATGGCCCACTGATGCAAACAATTGCTGATGGCACCATCCATGCGGTCAGCATCAAAGCGTATACGCCTACAGAGTGGCAAAGAGAACGTAAGTTTATCCTTCCTCAATAA
- a CDS encoding ZapG family protein yields the protein MNTIAWIGLVVIVAVAAFSLGAMFTKKKFKQDELEQQANEAKADLEQFRQDVADHLDNTRKLVSRMQDNYTQLLNQVEETNQLLLSDKQVISSDPFFSKETTEQLQASLKKRPERRSDRSNATSQPTDFVEGKSGIFSGNSSENEQIKIS from the coding sequence ATGAACACAATTGCTTGGATTGGTTTAGTTGTTATTGTTGCCGTCGCGGCTTTTTCGCTTGGCGCAATGTTTACCAAGAAAAAGTTTAAACAGGATGAGCTTGAGCAACAAGCGAACGAAGCAAAAGCAGACCTAGAACAGTTTCGTCAGGATGTCGCCGATCATTTAGATAACACGCGCAAACTGGTTTCGCGCATGCAAGACAACTACACCCAGTTGTTAAATCAAGTAGAAGAAACTAATCAACTTTTACTGTCTGATAAGCAAGTCATCAGCAGTGATCCATTCTTTTCAAAAGAAACGACTGAACAACTGCAAGCTTCCCTTAAAAAGCGCCCAGAACGTCGCAGTGATCGCTCAAACGCAACATCGCAGCCAACTGACTTCGTAGAGGGTAAATCAGGTATTTTTTCTGGAAATAGCTCAGAAAACGAGCAAATAAAAATTTCTTGA
- a CDS encoding trypsin-like peptidase domain-containing protein has product MLKFLKFLVPPLFFGLAIAFIIILAVPEMRSSILPNLSIAAKIKAGHMSFADGVKKAAPAVVTIFSEGDVTEPRYKRQNKVQELGSGVIMTSDGYILTNYHVVNNADQIVVILTDGRTFTDAQLIGFDPITDLALLKIDAKHLPVIPKDDDFIPEVGDVVLAIGNPLNIGQTITQGIVSATGKQTLTDSPYNSLLQMDAAVNMGNSGGALVNSNGILVGITSAQFRARYNIDIQGISFAVPYALAKEVMAKLIKDGRVIRGYLGFTGKPVDQYGIEITDRYTPVFGILINNLDPLGPAWQAGMKDNDIIVKMAGKSVTTPQDALHLIGNTRPGTKLTFEIYRDGEYKEVEVEVAELETRI; this is encoded by the coding sequence GTGCTTAAATTCTTAAAGTTTCTTGTACCCCCTTTGTTTTTCGGACTTGCGATTGCATTTATCATTATTTTGGCGGTCCCTGAAATGCGTTCGAGCATTTTGCCCAACCTATCAATCGCGGCGAAAATCAAAGCTGGCCATATGAGTTTTGCGGATGGGGTTAAAAAAGCTGCCCCGGCTGTTGTTACCATTTTCTCAGAAGGGGATGTCACCGAGCCTCGCTATAAAAGGCAGAACAAAGTTCAAGAGTTAGGCTCTGGCGTTATCATGACCTCGGATGGTTATATTCTGACAAACTACCACGTCGTCAATAATGCAGACCAAATCGTGGTCATTTTAACGGACGGGCGTACCTTTACAGATGCACAGCTCATCGGATTCGATCCGATCACTGACCTTGCACTATTAAAGATAGACGCGAAGCATTTACCTGTGATCCCTAAAGATGACGATTTTATCCCTGAAGTTGGCGATGTCGTTTTAGCAATTGGTAACCCACTCAACATTGGGCAAACAATCACACAGGGTATTGTCTCCGCTACGGGTAAGCAAACGCTTACCGATAGCCCATATAACAGCTTGTTGCAGATGGACGCCGCTGTAAACATGGGGAATTCTGGGGGCGCCTTGGTCAACTCAAATGGTATTTTAGTCGGCATTACCTCCGCACAGTTTAGAGCAAGATATAATATCGATATTCAAGGTATCTCGTTCGCCGTACCTTACGCTCTCGCTAAAGAGGTTATGGCAAAGTTGATTAAAGATGGCAGAGTGATCCGTGGTTACCTAGGTTTTACCGGAAAACCAGTTGATCAGTACGGTATTGAGATCACTGACCGCTACACGCCCGTATTTGGCATTCTCATAAACAATCTTGATCCTCTGGGGCCTGCTTGGCAAGCGGGCATGAAAGACAATGATATTATCGTCAAGATGGCGGGGAAATCCGTCACGACGCCTCAAGACGCACTTCATCTGATTGGGAATACACGCCCCGGTACAAAGCTGACATTCGAGATTTACCGTGACGGCGAGTACAAAGAAGTGGAAGTCGAAGTCGCAGAGCTTGAAACTCGTATTTAA
- the kdsC gene encoding 3-deoxy-manno-octulosonate-8-phosphatase KdsC: MQFAELYQPVSDVVFNKAKKIKLLICDIDGVFSDGRIYLGNHGEELKAFNTKDGFGIKALIQSGVEVAVITGRHSQIVQQRMTSLTVKYIYQGQEDKLIAYADLKAKLGLADDEVAYIGDDSPDMPVMEKVGFAVAVNDAHPIIRHLSHYTTLLPGGYGAVRELTDLIMLSQNKTLGYQGTSA, from the coding sequence ATGCAGTTTGCAGAATTATACCAACCTGTTAGCGATGTAGTGTTCAACAAAGCCAAGAAAATCAAATTACTAATCTGCGATATTGATGGTGTATTCTCAGATGGACGTATCTATTTGGGTAATCATGGTGAAGAGCTTAAAGCATTCAACACGAAAGATGGCTTCGGCATCAAAGCCTTGATCCAATCAGGCGTAGAAGTGGCCGTTATCACTGGCCGACATTCACAAATAGTTCAGCAACGCATGACTAGTTTAACCGTAAAGTATATTTATCAAGGCCAAGAAGACAAGCTGATTGCCTATGCTGATTTAAAGGCAAAACTCGGTTTGGCCGACGACGAAGTTGCTTATATAGGTGATGATTCGCCAGATATGCCAGTAATGGAAAAAGTTGGGTTTGCTGTTGCAGTAAATGATGCACATCCCATCATTCGACATTTATCACATTACACAACATTGCTACCTGGTGGATATGGCGCAGTTAGAGAACTGACCGATTTAATTATGTTGAGTCAAAATAAGACGTTAGGTTATCAAGGAACCAGTGCATGA
- a CDS encoding KpsF/GutQ family sugar-phosphate isomerase, with translation MSETNFISSAQRVIDIERQAISEIKQYVDVNFDTACQAMFDCQGRIIVVGMGKSGHVGNKIAATLASTGTPAFFVHPGEASHGDLGMITKDDVVLLISNSGETSEILNIVPVIKRIGAYIIAMTGNAQCSMAKLANCHIQVTVSQEACPLGLAPTASTTATLVMGDALAVALLEARGFTADDFALSHPGGSLGRRLLLTLDDIMHKETQVPRVELNQTVTAALFEISAKGLGMTSVVDGFGRMVGIFTDGDLRRIIEQRIDIHSTTIENVMTRKCTTANPEMLAAEALNIMETKRINGLIVIDSQNRPIGALNMQDLLKAGVL, from the coding sequence ATGTCAGAAACCAACTTTATCTCTAGTGCACAACGCGTCATCGATATCGAACGACAGGCTATCTCGGAAATAAAACAGTATGTTGATGTCAACTTCGACACGGCATGCCAAGCCATGTTTGATTGCCAAGGCCGGATCATTGTTGTTGGAATGGGAAAATCCGGTCATGTCGGTAATAAAATAGCCGCAACACTCGCGTCAACGGGCACACCCGCTTTCTTTGTACACCCTGGTGAAGCAAGTCATGGCGACTTAGGCATGATCACCAAAGACGATGTTGTTTTGCTTATTTCCAACTCAGGGGAAACAAGCGAGATCCTCAACATAGTTCCAGTCATAAAGCGAATTGGTGCATACATTATCGCGATGACAGGGAATGCCCAATGTTCGATGGCTAAGCTAGCTAATTGCCATATTCAAGTCACCGTTTCTCAAGAGGCTTGCCCATTAGGACTCGCGCCTACTGCAAGTACAACCGCGACCCTCGTCATGGGCGACGCACTAGCCGTGGCACTGCTCGAAGCAAGAGGCTTTACCGCGGATGATTTTGCGCTGTCACACCCTGGTGGAAGTCTGGGCCGACGTTTACTTCTAACACTTGATGACATCATGCATAAAGAAACTCAGGTGCCGAGAGTCGAGCTTAATCAAACGGTCACGGCTGCCCTGTTTGAGATTTCTGCTAAAGGCCTTGGCATGACGTCTGTCGTCGATGGTTTTGGGCGTATGGTTGGGATCTTCACTGATGGCGATTTACGCCGTATTATTGAACAACGCATTGACATCCATTCGACCACGATTGAAAACGTCATGACACGAAAATGCACCACCGCGAATCCAGAAATGCTCGCTGCCGAAGCGCTAAATATTATGGAAACAAAACGCATTAACGGTCTAATTGTCATTGATAGCCAAAACCGTCCAATTGGCGCACTTAATATGCAAGACTTACTCAAAGCGGGAGTGCTTTAA